Part of the Ignavibacterium album JCM 16511 genome, ATGGAGTTGCAAAGCTGTATGGTTATTGGATAATCGTTAACTACAGAGAAGCTTATAATCTTTTTGCCTGCAATGGAATTCTGTTCAATCACGAATCTCCAAGAAGAGGTGAAACCTTCGTTACAAGAAAAATCACTCGTGCAGCTGCAAGAATTGCTGCAGGATTACAGCCAGAATTGGCTTTGGGAAACCTGAATGCAAAACGAGACTGGGGTTATGCACCGGAATATTGTGAAGGAATGTGGAGAATTCTTCAGCATAAAGAGGCAGATGATTTTGTACTTGCAACAGGTGAAACTCACACAGTAAGAGAATTTGCTGATTTAACATTCAAACATCTGGGAATAGAACTTGAATGGATTGGCAAAGGTGTTAACGAAGTTGGAAAAATAAAAAATATAAATCTCGACAAAGCAAAATCATTAATTGGCTTTGATATGAATAAAGAAAGAACAAGAAGTGATTTTACAACAAGACTGAGAATAGGAGATGTTCTTGTTAGAGTAAATCCGAATTACTACAGACCTACGGAAGTTGATTTGCTGATTGGTGATTCATCAAAAGCTGAAAAGCTGCTTGGTTGGAAAGCTAAAACAAAATTTTCAGACCTGGTTGAAATAATGATTAAAGCAGATATGGAAAAAGTTTTAAGAAGAGGATATTAGGAGAAAATATGAAAGTGGCAATAATAACAGGGATAACGGGACAGGATGGGGCTTATTTAAGCAAATTTTTACTTGAGAAAGGTTATAAAGTTGTTGGAATAACTAGAAGTATAAATTCAAGCAATTTAGAAGGATTAGATTTCTTAAATATTTTAAATGAAGTTGAACTTATTGAAGCAAATGTATTTGATTTATCAAATATTATTAGAATCCTTGAAAAATATAAACCTGATGAATTCTATAATCTTGCTGCACAAAGTTCAGTTGGGCTTTCATTTGAGCAACCAATAGGAACTCTTGAGTATAATATTATCTCCGTGGCCAATATATTAGAGGCAATTAGGATAGTAGGAAAAGGCATAAAGGTTTATCAATCTTCGAGCAGCGAAATGTTTGGAAATGTACCTAAATATATTCTTCCAATTGAAGAAAATTTTATAATTAGACCTGCTAGCCCGTATGCAATTTCCAAAGCTGCTGCTCATTGGATTTCTGTGAATTATCGTGAAGCATATCAAATTTTTGTTTCCAGTGGGATACTTTTTAATCATGAGTCTGTTCTGAGAAGACCCAATTTTGTAACGAAAAAAATCATTTCTGGAGCAATTAAAATTAAAGCAGGAAAACTTGACAAACTAAAATTGGGTAATATTGCAATAAAGAGAGATTGGGGTTACGCTCCTAATTATGTAGAAGCCATGTGGAAAATGCTAAATGTCAAAAAACCAGATGATTATATAATCTCGACAGGAGAAGCTCATTCACTCGAGGAATTTGTAGATAAAACTTTTAAATATCTTAATCTTGATCATAATAAATTTGTAATTACTGATACAAAACTTTTAAGGCCTGTTGATCTTGAAATTATATACGGTAATCCTACTAAAGCCAAAACAGAATTGGGTTGGAATTATCAAATGAGTTTTGATGAACTAATCACAAGATTAATTGAAGATGAGTATCGATATTTAAGCTGGAGAAAAAATAAAAATGATTAAAAAAAAAGAAAGGTTAATTTTTATAAGCTGGACTCCCCAGGGTCGTCATACTGAGCTGTTTGCTAAAGCATTGAGTGCTGATCTATTTTTTATTCCTAAAAACTTTACAAAAACTTATGGGATCTTACTTATTATTGACTATCTGTTAAAAACAATTAAAACTTGCTCAATTATTTTAAAATACCGCCCAACAATCGTTTTTGTCCAAAATCCACCTTCTTTTTTACCTATTATAGTGGTAGCGTTATCCAAGATAATTAAATTTAAAACGGCAATTGATACCCATAATGGGGCTTTTGAGAATCCATGGATAAAAATACCATTACACAAATGGTCGCTTAAAAATGCTGATATAGTTACTATACATAATGAAATTCTACATCAAAACTTACTCTCTACTGGGAAATTTAATGGTATAAATTTTTTAGTAATAAACTCAAGATTATCAGATTCTCTTGAAGTAAGTAATCGGAATTTTGAAAATTATTTTTTAATAATCAGCTCTTTTTCATCTGATGAACCGATACAAATCCTTTTAGAAGGGATTGAATTATTTCTTAAAAATAATTCAAGTTTTAAATTTAAAGTTACTGGTAATTACGTACGACAAATTCAAATATATAAAAGATTTAAAACAACTAAAGGAATAGAATTCCTTGGATTTATAGATGATATCTATTATCTACAACTACTTAGTAATGCATTTGGAGCAATTTCCGTATCTAGAAGGGACGATGTACAGCAATTTTCTTTAATGGAATGTATTGGGTTAGGAGTTCCCTTTATTTCAAATTTGAACAAAACTAATCAATTGCTTTTTCATAATAAAATGCCGCTTTTTGAATTGAAACCAATGGATATAGCGAATTGTATTAGTGATTTCATAAAGAGGAAAAATGAACTAAATGAAAATATCTATACATTAAAGAGTGAGTTACTTATTAAATGGGAAATAGATTTTAATAATCTTTTAAGTAAGCTAAAAATTAATGAGTGAAAATACCATATTAAAAAGAGAATTAATTTCAATTTGCATCGCAACTTACAATCGTGAAAAACTTCTAAAAAAACTTTTAATAAGTTTAATAAATCAAAAAACTGAAGATAGATTCGGATATGAGATTGTAATCGTTGATAATAATCCTTTGGGAAGTGCAAGATCAGTTGTTGCAGAATTTATTGAAAACTCTAAAATCACTATCAAATACTTTATACAACCTATTAAAAATATTAGTATAACAAGAAATCTCTGTCTGCACAACGCCTCGGGCAACTATATTGCATTTATCGATGATGATGAAATAGCTGACGAAAATTGGTTAATTAATCTTTATAGATGCATTATAAATTTTAATGCTGATGGCGCATTTGGCTATGTTATCCCGATATTTGAAGAGACTATTCCCCATTACATTCGTTTTCGCGAATACTATTTTTCACCTTTAGAAGACACTGGAAATATAGCTAGATTTTATTATACTACTAATGCAATTTTAAAAACTGAACTATTAAAGTCGAATTCCATTTATTTCGACACTCGATATGGATTAACTGGAGGTGAGGATGTTCACTTTTTTGAACGACTAAAAAGAATAGGAGCTAAGTTTATAACTTGTAAAGAGGCCATTACCAGAGAATTCATTTCCAAGGAAAGAGCGAATGAGAATTATCTCTATATTAGGGCACTCAGGGGAGGGCAATCGTACTTAAGGCGTAAATTGGAATTTAATCCATCTATTGTTAATAAAATCATTGAACTAATTAAGACAATTATTCAATTTACCATATTTGTGATCTATTTAGTAATATCTTATCTAATCGGTAAAAAATCATTAAAAGCATTAATCAAAATAGGAGATAGTGTCGGTAAAATTCGGGCTATTTTCTCGAAATATAGAAATATATACTAATACTTAAAGTGGGAATCGTAAATACATTCAAAAATATTAAGATCACCCGTATTATAACTGATATTAAGGTAATCGCTTATATAAATTTTTTTCTGTTATCTTTTTTTGTTTTTCTTGGTACAGAGATCCCTTTTCAAGAAAGATTTAAAGATGCTTATGAAGCTGAAACTACTAATATTATAAATCAAGTAGTCTATATTTCTCTATTTTTTTCCTCATTATATGTGAGTTTTCAAATTTATATAAAACTTTTTTATCTTGTTAGGAAAGAAAAATTATTAAGCTTTTTTATTTTTTTATGCTTGATTAGTTTTATTTGGTCTGATTATCCTTTAATATCATTCAAAAGGTCATTCCAACTTATTGTTACGTTTCTTACAATAATCAATAGTGTTATTCTAAATGATGAAAAATTACTAGTTAAACTTCTTATAATTGTCTCAACTATATACCTAATTATCAACTACTTTTCTGGGATATTTATAGCACAGGCAATCGACCCATCATTTGGTACTTGGAGAGGTATTGAATTACATAAAAATTTGTTAGGATACTCATCTTTGATAATCTCAATTATTGCTATTTGGAGAATAATAAAACATAAAAGTAGATATAGTGAGTACTTTGGATTTTTCTTACTTTTTCTTTCTATAGGATTAATTATACTATCTTATAGCACAACTAACATTTTAGCAATATCGAGTACTATGCTTATATTTTTATTAAGTAAAATAAAGGCAATTTTTAAACTGTTAGGAATAAAAAAATTTATTTTCAATTTCCTAATAATTTCTATAATAATTTTAAGTTTAATTTTAAGTATTTATTCTAAAGAATTGATAGCAAGTATCCCAGCCATATTTGGAAAGGACGCATCACTTACTGGACGTGATATTATCTGGGTTTATATTTGGAATGAAATTCAAAAACGACCTATATTGGGATACGGCTATGGCACTTATTGGATAATGGGTACCCACATAATTGATTTATTCACTGCTTTTGTCGGATGGAGAGTTAACGAAGCACATAATGGGTTTCTGGAAATAGCATTACAATTAGGAATTACCGGGTTTAGCGTCTTCATTTTAACTTATTTTTCATTTATAATAAAAGCTCTGAAACAAGACGATGTTATCTCTCTGATTGCAATATCTGCCATAACATTAGTAAATTTTTCAGAAAGTTTTATTTTCACACCTCGTGATCCATCCACATTATTATTTATACTTTTATACCTGAAGCTTGTATTCAAAAACTCACATTTAGATAAAAAAGTTTTTTATGAATATTAAAAAATTATTACAAGCTAATCATACCCGTCGTTTATTTTTCTCAACAGTTGATCAAATAATTCTTTCAGGTGTAAATTTTGCTCTTTCTTATATATTATTAAAAATTCTTACTAAAGAAAGCTATGGACTATATAATTTGATCATTCCTATCTCTTTATTATTTACTGCATTGCAAAACGCATTAATCAATACTCCTCTTATGGTTGAATATTGGAATCTTGAAAATTCGAGAAGAGATTTATTTGTCAGTTCTCTTACTTTGCTACAAAAAAAAATATTTCTCATTTTAATATTAATAATAATCATAATATCATTTATTCTATTCTTAATAACTAAAGAGACAAGTGAGCCTGTTTTAATTCTTTCTTTTGGTATTCTCTTAATTGGTATCCTTTCAAGAGAGTTTCTTCGAAACTATTTTTTTACTAAAGAATTACCAGAGAAAGCGGTCAGGAATGATCTTAAATACTTAATCTATATGACTTTTTTTATTGTTGTCTTTTATTACACAGGGTTAATTTATGTAAGTACTATTCTGATAATAATTGGGTTGGCTTCTCTTTTTAGTTCATTTAAATTCAATAATAAGCTTATTATACATAATGATTTTATACTGGCAAAGCAACATTTCCATGAAAGCTTCAGGCACGGTAAATGGGCACTTCTGGGGGTAATTGTTACTCATATTCAAACCTATGGTTATATTTATATAATAGGTATATTCTTTGCAACGAAAGATGTAGGGGATCTTTCAGCGATAAGACTTTTGTTCATACCATTTTCATTTATTAGTGCAGGTTATAGCAAGATTGCAATACCAAGGGGTTCAAAGCTGATATCGGAAAAAAGGAATTCAAGATTTTTTAAGGAAGAAATTTATTTTAGCGTTATTTATTCATTATTAATTTTAGTTTATACTATAATCATCAACTTATTACCTAAAGAATATCTGATATTAATCTTAAAAAGAGAATATATGTCTGCAATTGATTATTTGCCATATTATAGTATAATTACTACACTTAGTATCTGGGGTTCAACTGGTTCCAATGGCTTACAATCTCTTAGAAGATTTAAAACTCTTTCTGAGATAAATACCATTTCTATGCTTATTGTACTTACTTTTACTGCAGTTCTCATAAATTTTAATGGTATTAAAGGAGCTTTAATAGCTACAATTTTGGGTCAACTGAGTAATATATCAGGTATGTGGTATCATTTTTATAAATTAAGCAAAGTATAATCTTTATAATGCTTAAGTTGGAAAGTTACTTTTGAAGGGATAAATTATAGATAACAAACTTCAGGAGTAAAAATGAAAAACGAAAATTCACAGCAGAATTTAAAGTGCAGGTTTTAAGAGAACATTTAGAAAACCAGGTTTCAGTTGTTAAAATATGCGAGCAGTATAATATCAATCCAAATTTATTTTATTTATGGAAGAAAGAATTATTAATAAATGTTTTGCCGAGAATGAATCCGTTCAAATCAGTCTTAATCTGTTTAATCCGCGTTCCAATTGATTTTTAACACAAAGGAATCGCTAAGAATTTTTAACTGTAAGTATTTGACTATTTCTTTCTCTGTGGTTCTTTGTAAAAATTCTCCGCTGTCCTCCGTGTAATTTTTTACACGGAATTTCACGGAGGATATTACTGCTTACTAAATTGTTTGGAGAACCACTGGGTAATTTTTCATTTTTCACTTTAACTAATGACTATTGAAGACTGTAGATTGTGAACTGCAGATTGTTCATTTTACTGCTTGCGGGTTTAATAATGTCATCCCTCACGAGATTTCTTTTAACTTTGGGATATTCCTTTTCTATAAATATTCCATCCCTATGGGATTTTTTTTATTGGTTTGAAAATTAGTTATAAGATTATCATCCCGTTAGGATTTATTTCTTTACTTTGCTTATTTTCTATTGGAGAGTGCTGGCTGAGCAATTAATATAATTTCATTCGTTCTGTATTTAAAAGTCTCTCCTTTGGAGAGGTTATGTGAAGCTCCTTTAAAGTGTAAAGACACGCCATGGCGTGTCTCTACAAATTGCTTACTGGTAAATGCATACTGACAAAAAATCACCTCAACAGAATCATCTTTCTGGTACTGACAAAAGCATCTGCTTGTAATCTGTAAATATATACCCCTGATGATAGATTCGACGCGTCAAACTCAACTTCATATCTGCCTGCCTCTTTATACTCATCCACCAATGTTGCAACTTCATTGCCTAGTATATCAAAAACTTTTAATGTTTGCCAACTGCCTACTGGCGACTGCCAACTGATTTTTGTTGTCGGATTAAACGGATTAGGATAATTCTGCTCAAGTAAGAATTCAGTGGGTAATTTTTTATGGTTATCATCATTATTAGAAATTATCAGTTGACCGTAAAATTCAGTCTCCCACAAACTAGCCCAATTATTCTGATTATTACTGTGTACAAGTATCCTCACATATCTTGCCTGTATCGGTTCAAATGTTTCTTCTGTCCATTCTGCCAGCTGCGAATTGATATTAGATTTTACATTATTCCAATTTATGGAATCAACAGAAACCTGAATTGAATAATTATATATTCTTCCGTTTTCCCAGTTATAAAACTGGACTCTTGATTTCGAAAGCATCACTATATCACCTAAATCATACCCAATCCACTGAGGAAGATTATTTCCAGCCCACCTTGATGAAGGGTCGCCTCCGTTATATCCTATGCCGTCAAAAGTTTTTTCCGGCAGGTGATCCGGCTCCGGAACAGAGGAAGCACTTGTTTGCACAGGTATAAATTTAAACAACTGTGTAATAGGGTCCGGATTATATCCGTATGTAGCTGAATTACTCTGCTGCAAAATTATATTACCGGCTGTGTCGGTTACATTATTAACCGTTATATTATAAAATCCCGGGGTATGGACGGAAGTCTGC contains:
- a CDS encoding transposase, yielding MQVLREHLENQVSVVKICEQYNINPNLFYLWKKELLINVLPRMNPFKSVLICLIRVPIDF
- a CDS encoding O-antigen ligase family protein; amino-acid sequence: MGIVNTFKNIKITRIITDIKVIAYINFFLLSFFVFLGTEIPFQERFKDAYEAETTNIINQVVYISLFFSSLYVSFQIYIKLFYLVRKEKLLSFFIFLCLISFIWSDYPLISFKRSFQLIVTFLTIINSVILNDEKLLVKLLIIVSTIYLIINYFSGIFIAQAIDPSFGTWRGIELHKNLLGYSSLIISIIAIWRIIKHKSRYSEYFGFFLLFLSIGLIILSYSTTNILAISSTMLIFLLSKIKAIFKLLGIKKFIFNFLIISIIILSLILSIYSKELIASIPAIFGKDASLTGRDIIWVYIWNEIQKRPILGYGYGTYWIMGTHIIDLFTAFVGWRVNEAHNGFLEIALQLGITGFSVFILTYFSFIIKALKQDDVISLIAISAITLVNFSESFIFTPRDPSTLLFILLYLKLVFKNSHLDKKVFYEY
- a CDS encoding glycosyltransferase family 2 protein; the protein is MSENTILKRELISICIATYNREKLLKKLLISLINQKTEDRFGYEIVIVDNNPLGSARSVVAEFIENSKITIKYFIQPIKNISITRNLCLHNASGNYIAFIDDDEIADENWLINLYRCIINFNADGAFGYVIPIFEETIPHYIRFREYYFSPLEDTGNIARFYYTTNAILKTELLKSNSIYFDTRYGLTGGEDVHFFERLKRIGAKFITCKEAITREFISKERANENYLYIRALRGGQSYLRRKLEFNPSIVNKIIELIKTIIQFTIFVIYLVISYLIGKKSLKALIKIGDSVGKIRAIFSKYRNIY
- the gmd gene encoding GDP-mannose 4,6-dehydratase → MKALITGITGQDGSYLTEILLEKGYEVHGIIRRSSSFNTGRIDHLYENPAILNNKLFLHYGDLVDTSNLNRLLEKIQPDEIYNLAAQSHVKVSFEIPDYTAQVDALGTLRFLDAIREVGLRQVKFYQASTSELYGKVQEIPQSEKTPFYPRSPYGVAKLYGYWIIVNYREAYNLFACNGILFNHESPRRGETFVTRKITRAAARIAAGLQPELALGNLNAKRDWGYAPEYCEGMWRILQHKEADDFVLATGETHTVREFADLTFKHLGIELEWIGKGVNEVGKIKNINLDKAKSLIGFDMNKERTRSDFTTRLRIGDVLVRVNPNYYRPTEVDLLIGDSSKAEKLLGWKAKTKFSDLVEIMIKADMEKVLRRGY
- a CDS encoding lipopolysaccharide biosynthesis protein, producing MNIKKLLQANHTRRLFFSTVDQIILSGVNFALSYILLKILTKESYGLYNLIIPISLLFTALQNALINTPLMVEYWNLENSRRDLFVSSLTLLQKKIFLILILIIIIISFILFLITKETSEPVLILSFGILLIGILSREFLRNYFFTKELPEKAVRNDLKYLIYMTFFIVVFYYTGLIYVSTILIIIGLASLFSSFKFNNKLIIHNDFILAKQHFHESFRHGKWALLGVIVTHIQTYGYIYIIGIFFATKDVGDLSAIRLLFIPFSFISAGYSKIAIPRGSKLISEKRNSRFFKEEIYFSVIYSLLILVYTIIINLLPKEYLILILKREYMSAIDYLPYYSIITTLSIWGSTGSNGLQSLRRFKTLSEINTISMLIVLTFTAVLINFNGIKGALIATILGQLSNISGMWYHFYKLSKV
- a CDS encoding GDP-mannose 4,6-dehydratase, which produces MKVAIITGITGQDGAYLSKFLLEKGYKVVGITRSINSSNLEGLDFLNILNEVELIEANVFDLSNIIRILEKYKPDEFYNLAAQSSVGLSFEQPIGTLEYNIISVANILEAIRIVGKGIKVYQSSSSEMFGNVPKYILPIEENFIIRPASPYAISKAAAHWISVNYREAYQIFVSSGILFNHESVLRRPNFVTKKIISGAIKIKAGKLDKLKLGNIAIKRDWGYAPNYVEAMWKMLNVKKPDDYIISTGEAHSLEEFVDKTFKYLNLDHNKFVITDTKLLRPVDLEIIYGNPTKAKTELGWNYQMSFDELITRLIEDEYRYLSWRKNKND